The Zavarzinella sp. sequence ACCAGATCGACCAGCAGGCGATCAATATCATCACCCCCCAGGTGGGTATCGCCATTGGTGCTTAGCACCTGAAAAAGACCTTCTTTGATGGCCAGAATCGAGCAATCGAAGGTGCCACCGCCGAAATCGTAAACCACCACGGTGCCATCTTTCCTGTTCAGACCGTACGCCAATGCTGCTGCGGTGGGCTCGTTGATGATCCGCAGCACATCCAGACCTGCAATTCTGCCCGCATCACGGGTGGCCTGGCGTTGCGAATCATCAAAATACGCGGGAACGGTAATCACTGCTTTGGTGGGATTGCCCGCACGCTGGCGGACTTCACGCAGGATCATTGCGGAGAGTTCTTCGGGTGTGTAACGGGCCTGGCCGATCTGAACGTGCAGCACCTTGCGACCGGTAAGGGTTTTGTGCTCGGTCAACTGATGCGGAATGTGGGGCAATTCGGCCTGTAAGTCCTCCAGCGACCGGCCCATCAGGCGTTTGACACTGAAAACGGTGGATTCCGGGTCTTCCAGTGCCATTTTCCGTGCTGCGGAACCCACGGTGACCCGACCGGTGCGTTGAAAATGCAGCACGCTGGGAACCAATGCCGTGCCTGCAGCATCCCGCACCACCTGGGGCTGACCATCGACTATAAAGGCGGCAAGACTATTCGTGGTACCTAAATCGATACCCACAACCTGTTGAGTGCTCATGAATGATTAGAGGATTTTAATAAGTAGGTGGCTGGGCAGGAAGGACGGCTTACCACAGATATTGGAAATGGGCGCTACAGGGATCGAACCTGTGACCATTCGCTTGTAAGGCGAACGCTCTACCGCTGAGCTAAGCGCCCGCATCTTCGTGCGGAAGATTTTCATTCAGTATATTCCTATCGGAGGCGAATGTCCCGTAGTAGGTTCACAATATAGTGCACTGCGTTGAGTTTTTTTCGGCACAATTGTAAATGGGCCAGATCTTGTGATCCTGTGTCCAGCAGTGGGGCCAGTTCTTCAAACAGTCGATCCCGCTGAGCCTGCAGTTTCAGCTCCATTGCCTGTAATTGGGGTGAATTGGCATCCAATTCTTCCATTTCCATGCGAAGCATCAGCACTTCTTCCAGAAATTCCGGTGGAATATCTCTAAGTTCTGTGGCAGACGGCCCACCGAACTGGCTGAGCAGGTAGTCCGCACGCTTGTAGGGATCGCGCAGAACGGTGTATGCTTCATTGACTGCAGCTGTCATATCCCGACTGACCAGGTGGGCCGATTGACTGGTTCCCTGATGCTGATCCGGGTGCACTTGACGCGACCGTTCACGATACGCCGTGTCAATTTCAGCACGACTGAACGAAAAACGCCTCGGCAGGCCGAGGCGAGCAAAATAATCTTCCACGAAACGTGTTATCCATTACATGGAGTAAGAGCTACCACAACCGCAGGTCCCTTTGACGCTGGGGTTGGTGATTTTGAAGCCACGGGTGTTCAGATCGTCGTGGAAATCAATGGTGGCACCATCGAGATACAGCAAACTTTTCTTGTCAACCACCAGGGTGACACCATGCTGTTCCGATTTGACATCGGTTTTTTCATTGAACACAGTGTCCAGATCGAGCTTGTTCTGGAAACCGCTGCAGCCACCACCACGCACGCTGATTCGCAGGTACAGTGCGTCCGTTGAACCAGCAGCCTGCTGTTCTGCCACCACTCGGAGGACTTCAGAAGCAGCTTTTTGGGTAACAGTGATTGGGAAAGTCGTTTCGCAGGTGGTGCTGTTGGCTGTTCCCAGGGTTTCTAATGTTGCAGACATATTGGTCATCCTTCTGTTAAGTAGTTATCAATTCGTAAGTTACGGCGATTAGTGTGCTGCGGCCAATTCTGGCTGGGCAGCAGTTTCCTGCTTTTGTTTGTAGTTGTTGATCGCTGCTTTGATGGCGTCTTCGGCCAGCACGGAACAATGCACTTTCACTGGTGGGAGAGAAAGCTCTTCCACAATTTCGGTGTTTTTCAGTTCCATCGCCTGATCGATCGTGCGGCCCTTCAACCATTCGGTTGCCAGACTGCTGGAAGCAATCGCACTGCCACAACCAAAGGTCTTGAAGCGGGCATCTTCAATCATGCCGGTTTCCGGGTTCACCAGAATCTGCAGTTTCAGCACGTCGCCGCACTCAGGTGCCCCCACCAGACCAGTGCCCACCTGGGGGCTGTTCTGATCGAAACTTCCCACATTACGAGGGTTGTTGTAGTGCTCTAAAATCTTTTCGCTGTATGGCATTCGTCGTAAACTCCTTATATTTTATAGGTTAGTGGCAATGTTGCCATTCAATGTCGCTGTGCCAACCCAATCAATGTCCTGTCCAGGCGATCGTCTTCAGATCGATTCCCGCCTGTGCCATCTCATACAGAGGCGACATTTCCCGTAAACGATTCACTTCCCGCACCACCAGATCGACAACAAAGTCAACTTCCGCCACCGTGGTGAACCGGCCCAGGCCAAATCGGATACTGCTGTGGGCTAACTCGTCACCCACACCCAGTGCACGCAGGACGTAGCTGGGTTCCAGGCTGGCACTGGTACAGGCCGAGCCGGAAGAAACAGCAACATCTTTGATCCCCATCATCAGGCCTTCGCCTTCCACATATGCAAAGCTGATGTTGGCATTACCCGGCAACCGTTCTGTGGGGTGGCCATTGAGGTACGATTCCGGCAACTGATCCATGATGCCAGCCCGCAAGCGCTCACGCAATTCCAACAACCGCTTGGATTCCGTGGGCATTTCCATTTCAGCAAGTTTGCAGGCGACACCCAGCCCAACAATCTGTGCGACGGGCAGGGTGCCAGAACGCATGCCACGCTCATGCCCACCACCATCGATCATCGGTTCCAGACGAACGCGGGGGTCTTTTTTACGCACATACAGGGCACCAATTCCTTTCGGGCCATAAATTTTGTGCCCAGTCAGGCTTAACAGGTCAATACCCATCGCCTGAACATCAATCGGAATCTTGCCAATTGCCTGCACTGCATCAGTGTGAAACAAAACACCTTTGGCTTTACAGACTTTGCCAATTTCCGCAATTGGCTGGACGGTGCCGATTTCGTTGTTGGCAGCCATCACCGTTACCAGAATGGTTTTGTCGGTGATCGCCTGCTCCACTTGTTCTGCAGTAATTCTGCCGTAAGCATCGACAGGCAGATAAGTTACGTCAAAACCTTCTTTTTCCAGCCGTTTGCAGGGGTCCAGTACGGCTTTGTGCTCGGTTACCACTGTGATAATGTGGTTGCCCCGCTTCTTATACATCTGGGCAACGCCTTTGATGGCCAGATTGTTGCTTTCGGTGGCCCCACTGGTAAAGATGATTTCTTTGCCGGTGGCACCAATAATGGAGGCAATCTGGTCGCGGGCTTCATCAACAGCCGATTCTGCCTGCCAGCCAAATGGGTGACTGCGACTGGCAGCGTTCCCATAATGTTCCGTGAAATACGGCAGCATTGCTTCCACCACTCGCGGATCGGTACGTGTGGTGGAGTTATTGTCCATATAAATCGGCAATCGCAATTCGCTACTCATTGGTGTCTGGTATCCCTTATCAGATCGTCGCCGTTGCAGGAAGTAACTGCAATCGCGATGGAAAATTCACATTTGTATCAACAATGTCCGCAAATAGTTCAGCCAGGGTCAGTCCCTGAAAAACTTTCATCATGCGGCGGTGTATCTGCATCATCGGGGTGCGGATCGGGCACTGGTGCTCCAGTGTACACGCGGGCCGCTCTTCCCCTTCGGTGTGAGTACACTCTGCAATCCGAAACCCCTCTTCCAACTGCTCTAACAGGTCAGTAAAGTGGATCTGGTCGGCAGGACGCTGGAGAACATAGCCCCCTTTCACCCCACGCTGGCTAACAACAAAGCCTTTCTGGCAAAGTTCTTTCAGAATGTTGGCAATAAATGCCTTGCTTAAACTGAACCGCTCAGCGATTTCGCGAGCACTCTGCCCCTGGTGCTGCCTTTCATGCAGGTGGGACAAAATCAGCAGGGCATAATCAACTTTCCGGCTCAGTAGTGTGATCATGGCCAACGTCCCACGTGAAAAGAGTACCAATCTACTACTATATTAGCGACCTAAAGAGTACAAGAAAAGTGCTCTTTCAATTTTTCTGGCAATTTTTGGTAAATGGCAAGGGAAATGAGATAAGTTTCATAATTGATGAGGCTGAGTTCTTCTGATTACCACACTGATCAATCCGCACAGAAATGGTTTTCACCCAGCACTACGACTGCTGGAATTGTCTGTCCGGGTCGCCATTTTCAACTTTTTTCCGCCATTTTGCCATTTTCATCAAAATAATCTCGCAATGGCGACTCTCAAAAGGATATATATTTGTATATTGCATTTGTGGTGGGCATATGTCTATTCACCCTAGCTGCGCTCAGAATGACATTTGGAGTGCAACTGATTTCTGCATTCAAGGGGTAGTAATGAAAACGTAGCTGCAGACTGTGTACTTGAACAAGTCCAGACAGGAGATCTGTTCTACACGGCAAAAACCAGTTTTTCGATGGCGAAGTGGGGCAAGTTGCCATAAAATGTGATTTTACGGGCCATCAACACACCTATGGGGATCACACACACCTGTTTTGGTCTCAGTTACCTGGTTTCTCTGTTGGCGGAGATCATCTTTTTGATGATGCCCCGTCGGTGGCTGAAAGTGACCAGCGTTCTGTTTGGCGTTGCAGGCCTGATTGCCCACACAATTTACCTGATTGTCTACCACCCCACTGCTGCCAATGCTCACGGTTCGTTATTGCTCTTAGGGTGGGTCTTTGGGGTGTTTTATCTGTCCGCAATGGTGCACAGTCGCACCCGCGTGTGGGCAGTGTTTGTTTTGCCTTTAGTCATTATCCTGGTGGGACTTTCGTACGGTTTCCGTGCCGATCAATCCACCACCTGGTTCAGCGGTAACCACTTCTGGGGCACCGTCCACGGCCTCCTGCTACTGCTGGGTTACGTGGGGATTACCATGGGGTTTCTCGCCAGCATCATGTACCTGATTCAGTCGCGAAGACTGCGGCAGAAAAAAGCACTACTTGGTGGCTTTAAGCTGCTTAATCTGGAACGACTGGAAGATATGAATCGCCGCGGGATCTATCTGGCGATGCCTTTCCTGACGGTTGGCCTGTTGTTGGGTATTCTTCGTTTACCCTGGACAGAATTTGCCAACCAGCAATGGACAACGCCAAAAATCGTCGCCACAGCGGGCTTATGGCTGACGATGGTCCTGCTGATTTATCTACGTTATTCCACATCAGTTGCTTCCAGAAGGCTTGCCTGGTTCACCATTGCTTGCTTCGTGCTGATGTTGTGCTCGCTGCTTGCCTCCCACCCCTTTGCACCGGGGGTGAAACCATGAATGTGGCCGGATTTGGACTTTCGGTGCACTCTGCCAGCGTTGAACTTCGTGAAAAGCTTGCATTCAATGATGCATTGCGCGACCGTTGCACCAATGAACTCAGTGCCCGCTTTGGGGCAGAAACGGTGCTGCTGAGCACCTGCAACCGCGTGGAATTGTACATGGCACGTGGGGATGGGGAGCAATTACCGGAAATTGGCCTGATTGCTGAATATTTTGGGGAAATCCATCACATTGAACCGGAATTGATTTCCAGCCACCTGGTGGAACGACAGAACCAAGGCCTGATTGCCCACCTGTTTCGAGTGGCAGCAAGCCTGGACAGTCTGATTGTGGGTGAAGGCCAGATCGCAGGCCAGGTAAAAGATGCTTTTGAAAGTGCGATGCGTGCCGGCCACACAGGGCCGTTTCTGAATGCACTCTTTCAGGCGGCCCAGCGTGTTGCCAAGCGGGTACGCACCGAAACACCGATTGCGGAAGGCCATGTTTCCGTTTCCAGCGTGGCCGTGGATTTTGTCTGCCAGGTGTTTGACCATTTCAGCGACAAGAATGTGCTGGTGATTGGTGCGGGCAAAATGGGGCGATTGACCCTGAAACATTTGCAGGAACTGGCACCAAAACGCATTTTAATTACCAACCGCAGTCCAGAGAAAGCCCAGTTGCTGGCGGATGCGTGCAATGGGACCGCTGTTCCGTGGGAAAACCTCGATGAGGCACTGACGCAGGCGGATATTATACTCAGCACCACCGGTTCACCAGAAGTGATTGTCACGAAACAACGTTACGCTGCGGTGCGGGCACAACGAGGCAGAAAAACCACGGTAATTCTGGATATTGCTGTCCCACGCGACTTCGATCCCGCGATTCACGATGCGGAATCGACCTTTTTGTTCAATATCGACGACTTAAAGGCAGTGCGGGAACAGGCAATTGCCCGCCGACGAGGTTACATCGACCAGGCCGAGGCAATTGTTGCCCAGGAAGTGAAGCAGTTTGAAGAAGACTGGTCGCGACGGAAAAGTGGGCCAGTGATTGCGGAACTGACCAAAGAATTTGAAACAAAACGCCAGCAGATTCTGGCGGACCTGATGCCCAAATTGAACGGCAAATTATCAGATAAAGAGCGGAAAGATATTGAAGCAGCGTTTCGGCTTTTTCAGAACCGTCTGCTTCACGGACCGATCAGCGTGTTAAGCCAGTCTGCACGGGAAGGCAACCAGAATTCCCTTCTGGATGCGATCCGGAAACTCTTTGGGCTTAATTGACCGCACGCACCACCTTGACCTGAGCATAGCGAAACAATCCCCCCTGCCAGCGATAACCCCGTCGCACGGTTTCGCAAACCGTATTGGGCTGTTCATCGGGATCGGATACCGTTTCCACCACTTCCATGTATTGGGGATCGAATATTTCCCCATCAGTGGGTAGGATTTCCATCCCCACATCGGCCAGAATCCGATCAATCCGGTTCAAACTCATTTGATATCCGGTAATCAACCCATCCAGCCCACCGATTGTCTGCTGATTCTGGGTCAACAGTTCTTCACGCACCTGGGCAAATTGGGAAGCAAGCTCTTCCCGCCACTCCTGAATTGCGGCAGTGGGGTCTCCGGATTCCGTGAAAGTTTCCTCATCTGCTGTTGGTGCGGGGCTTTTTGACGCCCAGAAAGCCCACCAGGGGGCTTTTGTGGAGGTTCGACGCCGTCCCACGCTGGATCCCACGGGTAGTTCGGGAATTTCGGGAATGTCGATCTCCAGAAGTGCCTGCATCTGCTCAAAAGCCTCGTCAAACTGGTGCCGTTGCCGCACCACCTGAGTGAGCGATAGTTCCAGATAGTCGTAAATGTCGACCAGGCACTTCAATAACGGTTTTGCCACCTCCGCAGGTGGGGGATAAGACCGCTCCGGCCGCTGGCCAATCCACGCACAGGCCTGCTGATATTGCTCCTGGATCTGCTGGCTCAATTCGTTGCTGGATCGTGTGGCCTTGGTTAACAGATTCACTTCCTGCCGTAAGGCAGTGAACTGTTCGACAATGGTTAGAAGATCGATTGGTGGTAAGTCCGCAGGCAGATCGATCGCACCAGCATCTGGCATTTCCGTTAGCCAGGTGCGAAAACTTGCCAGTGCAGATTCAATTTCTTGCTCGCTCAAGATTCGGTTCTGCCCATGAGCGACTGAATCTGATTGATTGAAAGCCGGTTGCGGATCGTCGGACAAGATACTGTCTCCAAAAAGTCTTCCAGGGTCAATTTTTCGTCGTTTTCGAACAAAATCCAATCAAGGCACTGGTCCAGGTCACGCACACGATTGTATGCTTCGCTGATTTCAGAGAAACGCTCAGGATCGCGTTCTGGTGAATGTGCCCGCACCAGTTCCAGATAGCGTTTACGGATCAGCGCAGTATCAGTGGTGACTTCCATGCCAAGCACCGCGAATGGGTTTTTCACAGTAGTTCCTCAAGCATCTTAATAAAATCGTGTTTGTCGGAGATCTGATCCTGAAGGTAATCTGCGATTGCTCCCGGGTGGATCAGGAGAAAATTTTGGTAAACACCCTTCCATAGTTTCTGTTCTAAGGGATGCTCACTGAGATAACCATCTTCCCATTGACGAGTAATGGAATAACAGACTCTGGGAAGCTCGATAGCAAAAAGTTTCGCCATCATTTTTATGAGATACGTAGCAACAGTAAATTGAAGGTGTTGTTTGTTGCGTGCAAATTTTTCTTTGATGTATTTCTCTAGATAAAAAACGGCATAATACTCGCCTCCCTCGATCAAATCGACCATCAGGCGAGTTGCTTTATCAGGAGGTCGTTGAGCTTTTTGTTGGTCTACAAAAATAGTAAACAGAGTTTTGTGAAGTGGCCCAAAACCTGTGAATGGGCTGGTGGGCTGCTGAAAAAAGTGGCTCAGGATCGGCAACAGCAACACCCATTCATTCCAGAGTAATTTGCTATCATCCAACAAATCCTGATAGGATTTTTTCAAAGGATCCAGCGTCTTCTTGGTGACACCCAACACAGCAGAACATGCATATACAGTAAATGCTACCGTAACAGGGTAATCTGCATACTGCAATCGAATTTCGTTCAGGATCTCATTCGCAGCCGAGATCTCTTTGCTTTTTGTCAAATTGGCAAACTTCATCCCCAACGCTGCTAATTTGATGGTGGGAATGTTACTTGATTGATATCGCTCGATGAAATCCTCAACTTCCAGAGGTTTTTTTGATTTTTTCTGCAGTAAAAGTTCTGTCCAGGATAGATGGTGCCGAACAATCTTCAGAAATTGCGGTTCTGGTGTCAGTGGAATCAACAGATCAAGGATTCCTGGCAACTCAGGCATCCCAAGTTGATTCGCAGTCGCACAGCAAAACGACATCAGTTCACGATTATGCGGGAAACGTTTGATTGCTTCCAGACATCGCGCTTTTAGCTGATCTGATTCGGCTTTAGCATTCAGCACAGGATCTGCAAATCGAAAATTGAAATACCCTTGCCAGACATTCGAACTTTCAGGCGAACAATCGATTGCCCGGGAAATACACGCCAGCTTACTGGTAAGACTGGCATCATAATTTTCTGACAGTTGAAGGTTCCACTTCGACTTTAACCATTTTTTGGGCAGAAGACTTTTCAGCTCATTCGGGACATCTGGAGTGTGATTCGGGAAATGCACCGCGATTTCCTGCCATATTCTGGCAAGTGCCTTTGGTAACGCAGGATTATTCTGAAATAGTGGTGTGTTGGGAAGTAATTCCGCATAAGCAGCGAGATAATGGCATCTCAGAATAGGATACTTTACCTGTAATGAACGCAATCGACAGAAACCCGGGTCGAACTTTGGGAGCGAGAACGTACGCAGATACATATCGCACATTTCCGATGAATACCTGATGGGGCATTTGGCCAGATTCCAATAAAAGATCGTGGCACAGGCATCGGTAATCCCCGGGTATGCCGATTCCAGCTTTTTGGTCAGTCTGCCTGCGATTTCCAAACCACTTTCGTACGACATTTCCTCAAGAAGTTGATTTTCAACTCGAAGCAGTTCTTTCACATCAGGTGACGAATTGTTTCGAACACTGGTAGATTGCTTCCCACCAGACATCTGCCGATGAGTTTCGGCAAGCAGTGCGGGAGCAAACCCGGGCTTTAACCGTTTCCAGTTTTCTTCTGCTCGCTCATCATCGCTATTGGCCCACGCAACCATCCCTCGAATCAGCAATTTCCATGAGAGGTAGGGGGACTTCAATCCAATTCCATCAAGCTGGCTGATCGCCTCTTGATCGTTTCGACTTTCGTATGCTTTCAATGCCCCCATCACCAGCGAATAGTGCGGGCGCCATTCTTCTGGAAGTTGGGAGGGATCTCCTTTGCGGATTGCATCGTCTGCCAGAAACACGAGTAATTCCTGATGGAACTCCGGGTGATTGGCTAACATCTTCTGGGCGGCTTCCAACTGTCCCGCCTGAATCCGCAAGGAAATGATTTCAACTCCCCACTCATCCAAGTTGTAGGGCAACAAATCGACCTGGCGGAAAATCCAGATTAATTGCGCGCTGTTATTTAAATGCAGGAGATTGCGGATGATTTTCAGCACTACTTCGCGCAGGTGGGTGTGATTGACAGGGTCGGCATCGATCAGCACAATTTCCTGCGCCAGGTCATAGGCTGCTTTCCACTGCTTCAAATGTAAGGCCTGGGCGATCTTTTGCTTCAGGATGCTGACTTTCTTCTGTTTTTCCCTGTCTATCATCTGCGTCACAGCAATATTCTCAACGGATAAACAAACTCGTTTGGGGATCACTTTCTATGATATTTGACATACTGTATTGACAACTTAAAGACGATGATTGATCCAAAAAGAGTTCTGCTTTCGCCATATCGGCTGCCTACCCACCATCCGGTTTATCTGAATCAGGATGAAATGGCGTCCTGGTTAAGTGGGCTGGCGGTGCTGTGGCATCCGGCAGTTCTCTGGAACTCAAACGCAGCACCGGTGGTAGATTCTGTCTACGATTACGACCCACCGAAACCTGGGCAGATTTACGCTCTGCCGGAATCACCATCTCAGTATATGTCGGAAAACTGGCTGGAAACCTGCCTGGAAGTGGGGGCCTTGTCGGTCAAAACGACCGGTTCGCGGGAAGAAGCGTTCCTGGATCTTCGAACTGCCTTTCAACAATCTGCTGAATCGGTACAAGGCAAGCCATTTTTTGGTCATCCTGAACAGGCAAGGTTGCTTGATCTGCCACACGATCAGGTGCGACCGTTTTTAGGCCTGGGATTTATGTATCTGGTGATCGATGCACTTTTTGAGGCGATGGACCACCAGAAACTACTGGATTATGAAGGATTCTGGGCGGATGTGCAGGCTGCGATTCAGGCGTTGATCTCAGAGAATCCCGAACAGGCATGGACTTTCCACCTGGAACAGGCCACCATGCGTTTGATGAGTGCCCGCGATGTACTCTATTCGATGCCTATTCTGCTGCTCGATATCTGGCATATTCGCACTTCAGAAGATTGTGCGAATCCTCCTGTGGGCTATCAGTTGTCTCACCCTACCAACATTCTGGTGAATGGTGCCACGCTGGAACAGCTTGCTACCACCGATCAGGCATGGCTGGAACAGGTGCGTCAACGACTGGATGAAGCGATTCAACCACCCACCCTCGAACTGGTTGGTGGGATCTTTACCGAACGACCGGATGCCCTGCTGCCAATCAATTCCGAATTGTGGAACTATCAAACCGGGCGAAAATTAGCTGCCGAACTGAATTTAGGCCGAATTGATATCCTGGCACGCACCAGTGCATCGGAACACCCCATGGTGCCTTCACTTGCCCAGTGCACCGGCTACAAACGAGTGCTGCTGGTGCCAGCAGAAGATGCGGTAACACCTTCCTTCCGTGCGACCATCATTAATTGGACAGCTCCAGATGGCAAATCGACCGATGCCTTCTGTCGCAAACCCCTGCCCGCAAACAAAGCGGAATCGTTTTTTAATCTGGTATACCACCTGCACGAATCAATCAGCCAGGATTCTACACCCACGCTGGCCTTCATCCACAACGATGGGACTGCCCACCCGATTTATGAAGACTGGCTTTCCCTGAGCCAGATTTCACCCGCACTGGGTCAGTGGATGACCTTCTCTGAATATTTTGGTAGTGCGATGGCGGGGGATTACATCGGCATCACCAATGCGGATGATTTTTTTGCCGATCACCTGGAAGCCCGTGTCAATACAAAATGTTCCGACCCTGTCAGTGCGTTTGCCCGCTTCACCCAATATCGGCGGGAAATTGATATCCGGCAGACTTTTGCCGCCATCCACCGTGCACTGAACCCCACGTGGGGTGCGGAAGATCACTCCGCGTGGGAAAAGTTGCAGGCTACCGAGAAATCGTTAGAAAGCTCTCATCTGTTGGAAAATGATTCTGTCAACTCCCAATCACACATGTACTGGCCGGAGGCACTTGCAAATCGGATTCAGTCCCGTTCGGCCCCCAATACCCCCGGATGGCTGGTGCTCAATCCATGTGCCTTCACAAGGCGGGTGGCAGTCGACCTGGAGCAGAGTGGCAGGATTCCGCTGGAAGATCCGGTGAAAGCCGTTCAGTGGGACAACGAACGCACTCAAGTGGTTGTGGAAGTTCCCCCACTTGGTTTTGCCTGGGTTCCCAGGAACGATCAGGCTGTTGCACCGAAACTGCGGATCCGCACGGCAGAAGGAAATCTGGTCAGGAATGAATTTTTCGAAGCGGAAATTGATCCGGCAACTGGCTGCCTGAAACTGATCCGAGACATCAAAAACAAGATCCCACGGATGGGGATGCAGTTGGTCTATAATCCGGGTAGTCGATGTGAAGGTCGAGGCGTGCGGATCATCCACCAGGGGACAGCCCTCGGCGAAATTGCGTCTGATGGTGTCATCCTGAACGAGCAGCACGAAGAACTGGCCCAATTCACATTACATCTGCGTGCGTGGCTGATGCGGCCGCTGCTGGAAATCAGTATCACAATTCGCCCATCGCACCCACCTACGGGTTATCCGTGGCATGCTTATTATGGTGCACGCTTCGCCTGGCGAGATGAACATTCTGCCCTGTTTCGTGGCATCAGTGGACTGTCTTTTGCTACTCAGCATTCCCGCCCACAGACTCCGGATTTTCTGGAAATTAAATACGGTCGCTCCACCACCACCATTCTGACTGGCGGGCTGCCATTTCTGCAGAAAAACGGTTCACGCATGATGGACCTGATTCTGATTCCCGAAGGGGAACAGGAAACCCATTTTGAACTTGGGGTGTTGCTGGATCGTGATTATCCCCTGCAGAGTGCGATTGGCTTTACCACTCCGGTAACCATGATTCCCACAGAAAAAGGCCCACCTCCCACGGGTGCGACAGGCTGGTTGTTCCAGGTGGATTCACCGAATCTGGCAATGCTGAACATGACTCCCACACCCGATGGCCAACGGGCAATTATTGTGACCTTCCTCGAAACCAGTGGCCTGCACGGTGGTATTGCCTACTTTGCCTGTTTTCGCCCACCTGTCAGCGCCGTGCTGCTCGATGGTGACGATCAGCCATTTACGGGACTGGAAATCGAAGAGCACCAGGTGAAACTGGAGTTTGCAGGCGGGGAACTCTTCCGCATCCGGGTGAATTTTGAATAACGACAAACATCCACATCCAAAAAGTTAGTTAATATGTCAAGGATTCGCCATTTGGCGATTCAATGATATGTAAAGTATTCGCTAGAAATTGGCTGTTTGTTGATATGTAAAGTATTCGCCAGACAATGGCTGATTGTTGATGCATCAATCGTTGATCAATCATCCAATCACCACGATACAAAAAATGAAAACTTGAGATACTCCCGATCCTGATTTCGAGACACACAGCAAGGCATTTAGCAACGAGGTACTCCACATGCGATATTCGTGTTGTTCCGTTATTCTCCTGCTTGCATTGACCACCATTGCGGCTGAACCGAGTCTGGATCAAGTCGATTTGTTTCCTGCTGGACTGAAGGATAACAGGCAATTTCGCATTCCAGATATCGTCAACACAAAAAAACACACCGTGCAGACCTACTGCGGGGCACGGAACAACGATGAACTGCCTGCCAGCAAAATGTACGCCTGGTACCAACAAGATGGTGTGAAAGCTCGTGGTGACAAAGTCACGGAGTGGGTGACTACTGTGGGAACACCAACCACCCGCTCTCTCACGCACATTGTGG is a genomic window containing:
- a CDS encoding DnaJ domain-containing protein; the protein is MEDYFARLGLPRRFSFSRAEIDTAYRERSRQVHPDQHQGTSQSAHLVSRDMTAAVNEAYTVLRDPYKRADYLLSQFGGPSATELRDIPPEFLEEVLMLRMEMEELDANSPQLQAMELKLQAQRDRLFEELAPLLDTGSQDLAHLQLCRKKLNAVHYIVNLLRDIRLR
- a CDS encoding iron-sulfur cluster assembly accessory protein gives rise to the protein MSATLETLGTANSTTCETTFPITVTQKAASEVLRVVAEQQAAGSTDALYLRISVRGGGCSGFQNKLDLDTVFNEKTDVKSEQHGVTLVVDKKSLLYLDGATIDFHDDLNTRGFKITNPSVKGTCGCGSSYSM
- the iscU gene encoding Fe-S cluster assembly scaffold IscU; its protein translation is MPYSEKILEHYNNPRNVGSFDQNSPQVGTGLVGAPECGDVLKLQILVNPETGMIEDARFKTFGCGSAIASSSLATEWLKGRTIDQAMELKNTEIVEELSLPPVKVHCSVLAEDAIKAAINNYKQKQETAAQPELAAAH
- a CDS encoding IscS subfamily cysteine desulfurase, which translates into the protein MSSELRLPIYMDNNSTTRTDPRVVEAMLPYFTEHYGNAASRSHPFGWQAESAVDEARDQIASIIGATGKEIIFTSGATESNNLAIKGVAQMYKKRGNHIITVVTEHKAVLDPCKRLEKEGFDVTYLPVDAYGRITAEQVEQAITDKTILVTVMAANNEIGTVQPIAEIGKVCKAKGVLFHTDAVQAIGKIPIDVQAMGIDLLSLTGHKIYGPKGIGALYVRKKDPRVRLEPMIDGGGHERGMRSGTLPVAQIVGLGVACKLAEMEMPTESKRLLELRERLRAGIMDQLPESYLNGHPTERLPGNANISFAYVEGEGLMMGIKDVAVSSGSACTSASLEPSYVLRALGVGDELAHSSIRFGLGRFTTVAEVDFVVDLVVREVNRLREMSPLYEMAQAGIDLKTIAWTGH
- a CDS encoding Rrf2 family transcriptional regulator, which translates into the protein MITLLSRKVDYALLILSHLHERQHQGQSAREIAERFSLSKAFIANILKELCQKGFVVSQRGVKGGYVLQRPADQIHFTDLLEQLEEGFRIAECTHTEGEERPACTLEHQCPIRTPMMQIHRRMMKVFQGLTLAELFADIVDTNVNFPSRLQLLPATATI
- the ccsA gene encoding cytochrome c biogenesis protein CcsA; protein product: MAEIIFLMMPRRWLKVTSVLFGVAGLIAHTIYLIVYHPTAANAHGSLLLLGWVFGVFYLSAMVHSRTRVWAVFVLPLVIILVGLSYGFRADQSTTWFSGNHFWGTVHGLLLLLGYVGITMGFLASIMYLIQSRRLRQKKALLGGFKLLNLERLEDMNRRGIYLAMPFLTVGLLLGILRLPWTEFANQQWTTPKIVATAGLWLTMVLLIYLRYSTSVASRRLAWFTIACFVLMLCSLLASHPFAPGVKP
- the hemA gene encoding glutamyl-tRNA reductase; amino-acid sequence: MNVAGFGLSVHSASVELREKLAFNDALRDRCTNELSARFGAETVLLSTCNRVELYMARGDGEQLPEIGLIAEYFGEIHHIEPELISSHLVERQNQGLIAHLFRVAASLDSLIVGEGQIAGQVKDAFESAMRAGHTGPFLNALFQAAQRVAKRVRTETPIAEGHVSVSSVAVDFVCQVFDHFSDKNVLVIGAGKMGRLTLKHLQELAPKRILITNRSPEKAQLLADACNGTAVPWENLDEALTQADIILSTTGSPEVIVTKQRYAAVRAQRGRKTTVILDIAVPRDFDPAIHDAESTFLFNIDDLKAVREQAIARRRGYIDQAEAIVAQEVKQFEEDWSRRKSGPVIAELTKEFETKRQQILADLMPKLNGKLSDKERKDIEAAFRLFQNRLLHGPISVLSQSAREGNQNSLLDAIRKLFGLN